From Pseudomonas putida, one genomic window encodes:
- a CDS encoding 1-acyl-sn-glycerol-3-phosphate acyltransferase: MSHSSQFTLLGKRRFLPFFITQSLGAFNDNLFKQSLILAILFKLSLGDGDRSIWVNLCALLFILPFFLFSALGGQFGEKFAKDALIRAIKLAEIAIMAIGALGFVSDSLLLMLVALFGMGTHSALFGPVKYSILPQALREEELVGGNGLVEMGTFLAILAGTIGAGVMMASDSYATVVAGGVVGTAVLGYLASRWIPRAAAISPQMALDWNIFKQSWVILRMGLGQPPAVSRSIVGNSWFWFVGAIYLTQIPAYAKDWLHGDGTVVTLVLTLFSVGIALGSLLCERLSGRKVEIGLVPFGSFGLTLFGLLWWWHSGDVPAGAAPHDWLALLGLSQAWWILLSIVGLGVFGGFYIVPLYALIQARTAEDQRARVIAANNILNALFMVVSAILTIVLLGLADLSIPQLFLVVSLLNILVNAYIFKIVPEFTMRFLIWLLSHSMYRVEHRGLERIPDEGAALLVCNHVSFVDALLLGGAIRRPIRFVMYYRIYNLPVLNFVFRTAGAIPIAGRNEDPAIYERAFARIAEYLSAGEVVCIFPEGKLTGDGEIDVFRGGVSRILQETPVPVIPLALQGLWGSFFSRDPGKGFFKRLWSRVTIVAGASIPVEVAQPELLREQVSRLRGDLR; encoded by the coding sequence ATGAGTCATTCCTCGCAATTCACCTTGCTCGGCAAGCGGCGCTTCCTGCCGTTTTTCATCACCCAGTCGCTGGGTGCCTTCAACGACAACCTGTTCAAGCAATCGCTGATCCTGGCCATCCTGTTCAAGCTCAGCCTTGGCGACGGGGACCGCTCGATCTGGGTCAACCTGTGCGCGTTGCTGTTCATCCTGCCGTTCTTCCTGTTTTCGGCGCTGGGCGGGCAGTTTGGCGAGAAGTTCGCCAAGGACGCGTTGATCCGTGCGATCAAGCTGGCCGAAATTGCCATCATGGCCATCGGGGCGCTCGGCTTCGTCAGCGACAGCCTGCTGCTGATGCTGGTGGCGCTGTTCGGCATGGGTACCCATTCGGCGCTGTTCGGCCCGGTGAAGTACTCGATCCTGCCCCAGGCCCTGCGTGAAGAAGAGTTGGTGGGCGGCAACGGCCTGGTGGAAATGGGCACCTTTCTCGCCATTCTCGCCGGCACCATCGGCGCCGGTGTGATGATGGCCAGCGACAGCTACGCCACCGTGGTGGCGGGCGGGGTAGTGGGTACCGCAGTGCTGGGCTACCTGGCCAGCCGCTGGATCCCGCGCGCGGCGGCCATATCACCGCAAATGGCGCTGGACTGGAACATCTTCAAGCAGTCGTGGGTGATCCTGCGCATGGGGCTGGGGCAACCGCCGGCGGTGTCGCGCTCCATCGTCGGCAACTCGTGGTTCTGGTTCGTCGGTGCCATCTACCTGACCCAGATCCCGGCCTATGCCAAGGACTGGCTGCACGGGGACGGCACGGTGGTGACCCTGGTACTGACACTGTTCTCGGTGGGTATCGCCCTGGGCTCGTTATTGTGCGAGCGGCTCAGTGGGCGCAAGGTCGAGATCGGCCTGGTGCCCTTCGGCTCTTTCGGCCTGACGCTGTTCGGGTTGCTTTGGTGGTGGCATTCCGGTGATGTGCCGGCCGGCGCAGCCCCCCACGATTGGCTGGCATTGCTGGGCCTGAGCCAGGCCTGGTGGATCCTGCTGTCGATCGTCGGGCTTGGGGTATTCGGTGGCTTCTATATAGTGCCGCTGTACGCGCTGATCCAGGCGCGTACCGCCGAGGACCAGCGCGCGCGCGTGATCGCCGCCAACAATATTCTCAATGCCTTGTTCATGGTGGTGTCGGCCATCCTCACCATCGTCCTGCTGGGCCTCGCGGACCTGAGCATTCCGCAGCTGTTCCTGGTGGTGTCGCTGCTCAACATCCTGGTCAACGCTTATATCTTCAAGATCGTGCCCGAGTTCACCATGCGCTTCTTGATCTGGCTGTTGAGCCACTCGATGTACCGGGTGGAGCACCGCGGGCTCGAGCGCATTCCCGACGAAGGCGCAGCGCTGCTGGTGTGCAACCATGTGTCATTCGTTGACGCGCTGCTGCTCGGCGGTGCCATCCGCCGCCCGATCCGGTTCGTGATGTACTACAGGATCTACAACCTGCCGGTGCTCAATTTCGTGTTCCGCACCGCCGGTGCCATCCCGATTGCCGGGCGCAATGAGGACCCGGCCATTTACGAGCGCGCATTCGCCCGTATCGCCGAGTACCTGTCGGCGGGGGAGGTGGTGTGCATTTTCCCGGAAGGCAAGCTGACCGGCGATGGCGAGATCGATGTGTTCCGCGGCGGTGTCAGCCGCATTCTGCAAGAAACCCCGGTGCCGGTGATTCCGTTGGCGCTGCAGGGGCTGTGGGGCAGCTTCTTCAGCCGCGACCCGGGCAAGGGGTTCTTCAAGCGCTTGTGGTCGCGGGTGACCATCGTCGCTGGCGCTTCCATCCCGGTGGAGGTGGCGCAGCCTGAGTTGCTGCGTGAGCAGGTCAGCCGCTTGCGCGGCGACCTGCGTTAG
- the sugE gene encoding quaternary ammonium compound efflux SMR transporter SugE: MSWIILFFAGLFEVGWAVGLKYTDGFTRPLPTVLTVGAMVISLGLLGLAMKELPLGTAYAIWTGVGAVGTVIAGIILFGESMALVRLVSVALIVTGLIGLKVSAS; encoded by the coding sequence ATGTCCTGGATCATCCTGTTCTTCGCCGGCCTGTTCGAAGTCGGCTGGGCTGTCGGCCTCAAATACACCGACGGCTTCACCCGCCCGCTTCCCACCGTGCTTACCGTCGGCGCAATGGTCATCAGCCTCGGCCTGCTGGGCCTGGCCATGAAAGAGCTACCGCTGGGCACCGCCTATGCCATCTGGACCGGCGTGGGTGCCGTCGGCACCGTCATCGCCGGCATCATCCTGTTCGGTGAGTCCATGGCCCTGGTGCGGCTGGTCAGTGTGGCGCTGATCGTTACCGGCCTGATCGGCCTGAAAGTCAGCGCCAGCTGA
- the rdgC gene encoding recombination-associated protein RdgC, giving the protein MWFKNLLTYRLTQDVPFEAEALEAALASKPARPCASQELTTYGFVAPFGKGEDAPLVHVSGEFLLIAARKEERILPSSVVNDAVKEKVEEIETEQMRKVYKKERDQIKDEIIQAFLPRAFIRRSMIFAAIAPRLGMILVNSASAKRAEDLLSTLREVMGSLPVRPATVKIAPTATMTDWVKSQQAAEGFYVLDECELRDTAEDGGIVRCKRQDLTGEEIQLHLSTGKVVTQLALAWQDKLSFVLDDKMVIKRLKFEELLQEQAEQDGGDEAAQQFDASFQLMMMTFSEFLPVLFEALGGEEIPQGV; this is encoded by the coding sequence ATGTGGTTCAAGAACCTGCTGACCTACCGCCTGACCCAGGATGTCCCATTCGAGGCTGAAGCACTGGAGGCCGCCCTGGCCAGCAAGCCGGCCCGCCCCTGCGCTAGCCAGGAGCTGACCACTTACGGTTTCGTCGCTCCGTTCGGCAAGGGCGAAGACGCCCCACTGGTGCACGTCAGCGGCGAGTTCCTGCTGATTGCCGCGCGCAAGGAAGAACGCATTCTGCCAAGCAGCGTGGTAAACGATGCTGTGAAGGAGAAGGTCGAAGAGATCGAGACCGAGCAGATGCGCAAGGTCTATAAAAAGGAGCGCGACCAGATCAAGGACGAGATCATCCAGGCGTTCCTGCCGCGGGCGTTCATCCGCCGCTCGATGATCTTCGCCGCCATCGCCCCGCGCCTGGGCATGATCCTGGTCAACTCGGCGAGCGCCAAGCGCGCCGAAGACCTGCTGTCGACGCTGCGTGAGGTGATGGGTTCGTTGCCGGTGCGCCCGGCGACGGTAAAAATCGCACCGACCGCGACCATGACCGACTGGGTCAAGTCGCAGCAGGCTGCCGAAGGTTTCTATGTGCTGGATGAATGCGAGCTGCGCGACACGGCCGAAGATGGCGGCATCGTGCGTTGCAAACGCCAGGACCTGACTGGCGAGGAAATCCAGCTGCACCTGAGCACTGGCAAGGTGGTCACGCAACTGGCTCTGGCCTGGCAGGACAAGCTGTCGTTCGTGCTGGACGACAAGATGGTGATCAAGCGCCTGAAGTTCGAGGAGCTGCTGCAAGAGCAGGCCGAGCAGGATGGCGGCGATGAAGCGGCCCAGCAGTTCGATGCCAGCTTCCAGCTGATGATGATGACCTTCAGCGAATTCCTCCCGGTGCTGTTCGAAGCCCTCGGCGGCGAAGAGATCCCCCAAGGGGTCTAA
- the map gene encoding type I methionyl aminopeptidase, translating into MSYCAPHMSQVILKTPAQLDLMRNAGRLLAQVFADLDTFIRPGVTTMQINDRAEAFIVNTLKARPASKGQYGFPYSLNTSVDHVVCHGMPKADEVLREGSIINVDITLEQGGYIADSSKMYCLGPISDEARRLVDTTYEALWRGIEQVRPGATLGDIGHAIQAHAEAAGYSVVREYCGHGIGQQMHEAPEVLHYGQRGMGMKLKPGMVFTIEPMINQGGRGTRTLKDGWTVITRDHTLSAQWEHTVAVTEDGVEVLTLRKEERVG; encoded by the coding sequence ATGAGTTACTGCGCCCCCCACATGTCACAAGTGATCCTCAAGACCCCTGCTCAACTCGACCTGATGCGCAACGCCGGCCGTTTACTGGCCCAGGTATTCGCCGACCTCGACACGTTCATTCGCCCCGGCGTGACCACGATGCAGATCAACGACCGCGCGGAGGCCTTCATCGTCAACACCCTCAAGGCACGCCCGGCGAGCAAGGGCCAGTACGGCTTCCCCTACTCGCTCAATACCTCGGTGGACCATGTGGTCTGCCACGGCATGCCCAAGGCCGATGAGGTATTGCGTGAAGGGTCGATCATCAACGTGGATATCACGCTGGAACAAGGCGGCTACATCGCCGACTCGTCGAAGATGTATTGCCTGGGCCCGATCAGCGATGAGGCACGGCGCCTGGTCGACACCACCTATGAGGCTTTGTGGAGGGGGATCGAGCAGGTGCGCCCGGGGGCGACGCTTGGCGACATCGGCCACGCCATCCAGGCCCATGCCGAAGCGGCGGGCTACAGCGTGGTGCGCGAGTACTGCGGCCATGGCATTGGCCAGCAGATGCACGAAGCGCCAGAGGTGCTGCATTACGGCCAGCGCGGCATGGGCATGAAGCTCAAACCGGGCATGGTGTTTACCATCGAGCCGATGATCAACCAGGGCGGGCGTGGCACACGGACCTTGAAGGACGGGTGGACGGTGATTACCCGCGACCATACGCTGTCGGCGCAGTGGGAGCATACCGTGGCGGTGACCGAGGATGGGGTCGAGGTGCTGACGCTACGCAAGGAAGAACGCGTGGGTTGA